A window of the Lysinibacillus irui genome harbors these coding sequences:
- a CDS encoding GNAT family N-acetyltransferase has protein sequence MEILQATMNELEDLAKLFDEYRQFYGIDSDISSAKAFLQLRLALKESVVFVAQEDGRVIGFTQLYPTFSSVALQRAFILNDIYVTEDARGLGVGKALMEQVFQYCEQQDARYVTLQTAADNVNARKLYEKLHMKQDEYCNYVKYFM, from the coding sequence ATGGAAATACTACAAGCAACAATGAACGAACTAGAAGACTTAGCAAAATTATTTGATGAATATCGCCAATTTTATGGGATTGATTCAGATATAAGTAGTGCCAAGGCATTTTTACAATTACGATTGGCTTTAAAAGAGTCTGTTGTTTTTGTAGCGCAGGAAGATGGTAGGGTGATTGGATTTACACAATTATATCCAACATTTTCCTCTGTCGCTTTACAACGCGCCTTTATTCTCAATGATATTTATGTAACCGAAGATGCTAGAGGCCTAGGGGTGGGCAAGGCATTGATGGAACAGGTATTTCAATATTGTGAGCAACAAGATGCTCGCTATGTTACGCTACAAACAGCAGCCGATAATGTAAATGCGCGTAAACTTTATGAAAAACTTCACATGAAGCAAGATGAATACTGTAATTATGTGAAATATTTTATGTAA
- a CDS encoding glycosyltransferase family 4 protein has protein sequence MSKKIAFICSVESYKLSDAHIFKDLCLVPILLGDYLGYEVSIVTTEMNDALLQQSFPNVKFEHVPFGIDYVANMNAYLVKHAKEIDIVFAIGPYPSYLPILQTYKHYHPDGKIYMKLDVNRFWLNRLKTYPYFLELLKLCDLLTSECVSIQKAIQEFSQLEIKHLPNGFYEHFYTEPVPFQEKENRILMVGRLDSPEKQTILAVRAFLAAQIPDWELRLVGPMSATFQQELLMILDSHPLAKQVTIIGPIYDRVKLEEEYRKAKIFCLTSLVECYAHVFAEAAKNGCYIVTTDVDGADDITQQQRFGTIHPTHDWESIGRTFQQVTKQEALLANTCVELQAFARKELNWQQLVKKVAVYLDE, from the coding sequence ATGTCAAAAAAGATCGCCTTTATTTGTAGCGTGGAGTCCTATAAACTTTCCGATGCACATATTTTCAAAGATTTATGCCTTGTACCTATTTTACTTGGGGACTACTTAGGCTATGAAGTGAGTATTGTTACAACAGAGATGAACGACGCCCTACTTCAACAATCTTTTCCTAATGTGAAATTTGAACATGTCCCATTTGGCATTGACTATGTGGCGAATATGAATGCCTATTTAGTGAAGCATGCAAAGGAGATCGACATAGTATTCGCTATCGGTCCCTATCCATCCTACCTTCCTATTCTCCAGACCTATAAGCACTATCATCCAGATGGGAAAATATATATGAAGTTAGATGTGAATCGATTTTGGCTAAACCGATTAAAAACCTATCCATATTTTCTAGAGTTACTAAAACTCTGTGATCTCCTCACCTCTGAATGTGTATCTATTCAAAAGGCCATTCAAGAATTTTCACAATTGGAAATTAAACATCTGCCCAATGGCTTTTATGAGCATTTTTACACAGAGCCGGTGCCGTTTCAGGAAAAAGAAAATAGAATTTTAATGGTGGGACGCTTAGATTCGCCAGAGAAGCAAACTATATTGGCTGTTAGAGCTTTTCTAGCAGCACAAATTCCAGACTGGGAGCTTCGGTTAGTAGGTCCGATGTCTGCAACATTCCAGCAGGAGCTGCTAATGATACTGGATAGTCATCCACTTGCGAAGCAAGTGACAATCATAGGGCCCATTTATGATAGGGTGAAATTAGAGGAGGAATACCGTAAGGCTAAAATCTTTTGTTTAACATCTCTAGTTGAATGCTATGCACATGTTTTTGCAGAAGCAGCTAAAAATGGTTGTTATATTGTGACAACTGATGTGGATGGTGCTGATGATATAACCCAGCAACAACGTTTTGGCACCATACATCCGACACATGACTGGGAAAGTATTGGCCGGACATTCCAGCAAGTCACGAAGCAGGAAGCATTGCTAGCAAATACTTGTGTAGAATTGCAAGCATTTGCACGAAAGGAACTAAACTGGCAGCAACTTGTGAAGAAGGTTGCTGTATATTTGGATGAATAA
- a CDS encoding glycosyltransferase family 2 protein — protein sequence MKISFLSPAFNSEEWIITMLDSIPKEYAYEIIVVDDGSTDNTLAILQDYQKNCAALKIIVHPTNLGASVAYNRCIAEATGDYIAIIDSDDHYLPAIRNVLAQVDGEFDIYYYNMIIKNGYGFIKDESNRYSLPGQFKIIRRSFIGDAKFTIRKDIAGDWDFNCALMDKNPTCKYTNEFAYWYNYPRENSECDLHEKGLK from the coding sequence ATGAAAATCAGCTTTTTATCACCCGCATTTAATAGTGAAGAATGGATCATAACAATGCTTGACAGCATTCCAAAAGAATATGCCTATGAAATTATTGTTGTAGATGATGGTTCCACTGACAATACATTAGCTATTTTACAAGACTATCAAAAAAACTGTGCGGCTTTAAAAATTATCGTTCATCCAACAAACCTAGGTGCGAGCGTTGCATATAATCGGTGTATTGCAGAGGCAACAGGAGACTATATAGCCATCATTGATAGCGATGATCATTATTTGCCTGCCATTCGCAACGTACTCGCACAGGTAGATGGTGAGTTTGATATTTATTATTACAACATGATTATAAAAAATGGCTATGGATTTATTAAAGATGAATCCAACCGCTACTCATTACCTGGTCAGTTTAAAATCATTCGAAGAAGTTTTATCGGTGATGCTAAGTTTACCATTCGGAAAGATATTGCGGGAGATTGGGATTTTAACTGTGCACTCATGGATAAAAATCCAACTTGTAAATATACAAATGAATTTGCCTACTGGTACAACTATCCTAGGGAAAACTCTGAATGTGATTTGCATGAAAAAGGCCTGAAATAA
- a CDS encoding polysaccharide biosynthesis protein, with protein MFTDKILLITGGTGSFGNAVLKRFLNTDIKEIRIFSRDEKKQDDMRKLYQHSKIKFYIGDVRDIQSIPNAMYNVDYVFHAAALKQVPSCEFFPLEAVKTNILGTDHVLTAAIQAGVKKIICLSTDKAAYPVNAMGISKAMMEKTFIAKSRMVDPHQTLICGTRYGNVMASRGSVIPLFIEQIKAGKPLTITDPNMTRFMMTLEEAVELVIYAFSHAQNGDIMVQKSPAATVEHLAQALLEIFQANNTIQIIGTRHGEKMYEVLCTKEEAAKAIDMGKFYRIPADNRDLNYGKYLEEGSPKITLTDEYNSNNTQRLSVADIKEKLLTLPLIQKELLHWTGGTP; from the coding sequence ATGTTTACAGATAAAATATTACTGATTACAGGAGGCACTGGTTCTTTCGGTAACGCAGTTTTAAAGCGATTTCTAAATACTGATATTAAAGAAATTCGAATTTTTTCAAGGGATGAGAAAAAACAAGACGATATGCGTAAGCTCTATCAGCATTCGAAAATAAAATTTTATATTGGGGATGTCCGTGATATACAAAGTATTCCCAACGCTATGTATAACGTAGACTATGTATTCCATGCCGCTGCGCTTAAGCAAGTTCCCTCCTGTGAATTTTTCCCTTTAGAAGCTGTGAAAACCAATATTTTAGGAACCGACCATGTATTAACTGCCGCCATCCAAGCAGGTGTGAAAAAAATCATTTGTCTATCAACAGATAAAGCAGCCTACCCTGTCAATGCAATGGGGATTTCCAAAGCAATGATGGAGAAGACGTTTATAGCAAAGTCTCGAATGGTTGATCCTCATCAAACGCTTATTTGTGGCACTAGATACGGCAATGTCATGGCTTCACGAGGCTCGGTGATTCCATTATTTATCGAACAAATAAAAGCAGGAAAACCTTTAACGATTACTGATCCAAATATGACACGTTTTATGATGACGCTTGAGGAGGCAGTTGAATTAGTTATCTATGCTTTCTCACATGCACAAAATGGAGATATTATGGTACAAAAATCGCCCGCTGCAACGGTCGAACATTTGGCACAGGCTTTACTTGAAATTTTTCAGGCAAACAATACCATTCAAATTATCGGGACACGGCATGGGGAAAAAATGTATGAAGTATTATGTACAAAAGAAGAAGCAGCAAAGGCCATTGATATGGGCAAATTTTATCGCATCCCAGCGGATAATCGGGATTTAAATTATGGAAAATACCTTGAGGAGGGCTCTCCAAAAATTACTTTAACTGATGAATATAACTCTAACAATACACAACGATTAAGTGTGGCTGATATTAAAGAAAAATTATTAACATTACCTCTTATTCAAAAAGAGCTTCTCCATTGGACGGGAGGAACACCATGA
- a CDS encoding SDR family oxidoreductase gives MKFLVLGATGMAGHTIAIYLWEQGHDVTTYSRTSFPFGHNITGDVTDSNFLRSLLQDNDFDVVINCIGVLNNACDANPAQSILLNSYLPHAIVALLENQQTKLIHLSTDCVFSGQNAPYHEKSMRDGETFYDRTKGLGEIERNKHLTFRNSIIGPDLKQNGIGLFNWFMQQDGPINGYTGAIWTGVTTITLAKAIERATYEELTGLYHLVHTSNISKYELLQLCNRHFLDSKLDILPYQLVNVNKTLLNTRNDFSFVVPSYEEMIVEMKEWVLQHKDLYPHYFRK, from the coding sequence ATGAAATTTTTAGTGCTCGGTGCTACCGGTATGGCTGGCCACACCATTGCTATCTATTTATGGGAACAAGGGCATGACGTAACAACATACTCTAGAACTTCTTTCCCATTCGGACACAATATAACAGGTGATGTAACCGACTCCAATTTTTTACGATCCCTGCTGCAAGACAATGATTTTGATGTCGTAATTAATTGTATAGGTGTTTTAAACAATGCTTGTGATGCAAATCCCGCGCAAAGTATTTTGCTAAATAGCTATCTACCACATGCGATTGTAGCTCTCCTAGAAAATCAACAAACAAAGCTTATTCATCTAAGCACAGACTGTGTCTTTTCAGGGCAGAATGCCCCCTATCATGAAAAAAGTATGCGAGACGGGGAGACCTTTTATGATCGCACAAAAGGGTTAGGTGAAATTGAGCGAAACAAGCATTTAACATTTCGTAATTCGATTATTGGTCCTGATTTAAAACAAAACGGCATCGGATTATTCAATTGGTTTATGCAACAAGATGGCCCTATTAATGGTTATACAGGTGCTATTTGGACTGGTGTCACAACAATTACATTAGCTAAAGCCATTGAACGTGCTACCTATGAAGAACTAACAGGGCTCTATCATCTCGTCCATACTTCGAATATATCAAAATATGAACTTCTTCAGTTATGTAACCGACACTTTTTGGATAGTAAACTGGACATTCTCCCCTATCAGCTTGTTAACGTGAATAAAACATTACTAAATACAAGGAACGACTTTTCCTTTGTTGTCCCAAGCTATGAAGAAATGATTGTTGAAATGAAGGAATGGGTGCTACAGCATAAAGATTTATATCCACACTATTTTCGTAAATAA
- a CDS encoding alpha/beta fold hydrolase: MYYKEYGDTNNPFMMFIHGGGVGGWMWDQQIQYFTNYYCVVPELMSQSSFSIEQSARELLLLIEEKANGKPIIVIGFSLGAQIAIQMLSINPSLIDFTIINSALVLPSPVLEWMLPPLIRLTFPLIKNKTFAKLQAKSLYIDDHYFERYYRESSAISVNTLVRVLQENMSFTIPSGFRKAQGKILITVGNKEKSIMKKSAIELVRSHPNSNGVLLTNIGHGVSLAKPAFFNHFVENWIQKGHLPEGIEIQ; the protein is encoded by the coding sequence ATGTACTACAAGGAATATGGCGATACTAATAATCCGTTCATGATGTTTATTCATGGTGGGGGTGTTGGGGGCTGGATGTGGGATCAGCAAATTCAGTATTTTACCAATTATTACTGTGTAGTACCAGAGCTTATGTCACAATCCTCTTTTTCCATTGAGCAAAGTGCTAGAGAGCTGCTACTGCTAATTGAAGAAAAAGCTAATGGTAAGCCCATTATAGTAATAGGTTTCTCGTTAGGAGCTCAAATAGCTATTCAAATGCTAAGTATAAATCCAAGTTTAATTGATTTTACCATCATTAATAGTGCGCTTGTTCTTCCTTCTCCTGTATTAGAATGGATGCTACCACCGCTCATTCGGCTGACATTTCCGCTTATAAAAAATAAAACATTCGCGAAACTCCAAGCGAAATCTTTATATATCGATGACCATTATTTTGAACGCTATTATCGTGAAAGTTCAGCTATATCTGTCAATACATTAGTTCGAGTTTTACAGGAAAATATGTCGTTTACCATTCCCTCCGGTTTTCGCAAAGCCCAAGGGAAAATTTTAATAACAGTTGGAAACAAAGAGAAAAGTATTATGAAAAAATCAGCAATAGAACTAGTTCGCAGTCATCCCAATAGCAACGGTGTGTTATTGACTAACATAGGTCATGGAGTATCGTTAGCTAAGCCTGCATTTTTCAACCATTTTGTAGAAAATTGGATTCAAAAGGGTCATTTACCTGAGGGAATCGAGATTCAATAG
- a CDS encoding DNA polymerase IV: MTHKGRVILHVDMNSFYASVEQAHDPSLKGKPIAIAGNPKERRGILVTCSYEARALGIYTTMTVHEAKRKCPELLLLPPDFQKYRAASKEMFTILRSYTPLVEPVSIDEGYMDITELSKEKHALSIAQEIQERMLAELDLPCSIGIAPNKFLAKTASDMKKPMGITILRIRDIEQQLWNREVVNMHGIGASTAKKLNAHGIFTIGDLAQAEEFKMKQILGKNGVRLRARANGIDHRVVDPEAIFDTKSVGNSTTLPEDVTDIRTLHKTIEGLCKKVAERLDAKRLAGSTISIQIRDADWHNHTRSKTISNVLYRFEEIYDIACALFDKHWDESPIRLLGVTVSNVVDRKDYTQQLSIFNYQEHVKDEPILKIVDEIEGRFGKGIIKRGVDLGKRSSYQSQTSFSKDFLDDHD, translated from the coding sequence ATGACTCATAAAGGACGTGTAATTTTACATGTGGATATGAATAGTTTCTATGCTTCAGTGGAGCAGGCACATGATCCTAGCTTAAAGGGCAAGCCCATCGCAATCGCAGGTAACCCAAAGGAGCGCCGTGGCATTTTAGTAACCTGTTCCTATGAAGCAAGAGCTCTCGGTATTTATACAACAATGACAGTCCATGAAGCAAAACGTAAATGTCCTGAGCTCTTGTTATTGCCTCCGGATTTTCAAAAATATCGAGCAGCATCTAAAGAAATGTTTACGATTTTGCGTAGCTATACTCCTTTAGTAGAGCCTGTTTCAATCGATGAAGGCTACATGGATATTACAGAGTTAAGTAAGGAAAAACATGCGTTAAGTATTGCCCAGGAAATACAAGAGCGTATGTTAGCGGAGCTTGATTTACCTTGTTCCATCGGTATTGCACCCAATAAATTTTTAGCGAAAACCGCTTCTGATATGAAAAAACCGATGGGTATAACCATTTTACGGATACGTGATATTGAACAGCAGCTATGGAATCGTGAGGTTGTCAATATGCATGGTATTGGGGCAAGTACAGCAAAAAAATTAAATGCACATGGTATTTTTACAATTGGTGACTTAGCTCAAGCAGAAGAGTTTAAGATGAAGCAAATTTTAGGGAAGAATGGTGTGCGACTTCGAGCAAGGGCCAATGGGATAGATCATAGAGTAGTTGATCCCGAGGCGATTTTTGATACGAAGAGCGTAGGAAATTCAACAACATTACCAGAAGATGTGACAGATATTCGCACACTACATAAGACGATTGAAGGGCTATGTAAAAAAGTAGCAGAACGCCTTGATGCCAAACGTTTAGCTGGTTCTACGATCAGTATTCAAATACGTGATGCAGATTGGCATAATCACACGCGTTCAAAAACAATATCCAATGTCCTTTATCGTTTTGAAGAAATTTATGATATTGCTTGTGCATTATTTGATAAGCATTGGGATGAATCTCCAATAAGATTACTAGGTGTAACAGTTTCCAATGTGGTGGATCGTAAGGACTATACCCAGCAATTATCGATTTTTAATTATCAAGAGCATGTAAAAGATGAGCCTATTCTCAAAATAGTCGATGAAATTGAGGGGCGTTTTGGCAAGGGGATTATAAAACGAGGAGTAGATCTAGGGAAACGGTCATCTTATCAATCACAAACAAGCTTCAGTAAAGATTTTTTAGATGACCATGATTAA
- a CDS encoding aminotransferase-like domain-containing protein has protein sequence MPINSFDEYPMSWKPDISHISAPLYIAIAHQLEQDIKDGKLAPGTKLPPQRELADFLDVNLSTITRAFKLCGQKGLIYASIGSGTFVSTDAASNKMLLPTNRATPIIEMGSVLPDNFVNDDITRFMKKMLNEPSFSKLFQYGRPEGNAWQNEAVMKLFELVNFQTDQPILLGAGGQNAIVGTLAALFQPGDRIGTDPITYAGIKTAANMLGIQLVAIQQCQGEMTREGLLYACKNEHIKGIYVIPDFHNPTTHTMSVETRKMIAEVARAKDLIVIEDAIYSFLKERALAPIASYAPDKVIYIASLSKTLSPGLRLSFLVTPPTFRKRIMETLYNINISISPMMLELAARLIHEGVAQTILEKHRAYARQQNTLVNQYLGDYHILGDDECIFRWLHLPEKFTGVQFELLASKAGVQVYAAERFAVGNTKPVNAVRLAIAAPETQLEQALIILKDILESNGDYAFVD, from the coding sequence ATGCCTATTAATTCATTTGACGAATACCCAATGAGTTGGAAGCCAGATATTAGCCATATTTCGGCTCCATTATATATAGCTATCGCACATCAACTTGAACAAGATATCAAGGATGGAAAGCTAGCGCCAGGGACAAAACTTCCTCCACAGCGTGAATTAGCTGATTTTTTAGATGTCAATTTAAGCACCATCACACGAGCCTTCAAGCTCTGTGGACAAAAAGGATTAATTTATGCCTCAATTGGGAGTGGAACGTTTGTTTCAACGGATGCGGCTAGCAACAAAATGTTACTCCCCACGAATCGTGCCACGCCTATCATTGAAATGGGCTCAGTGTTACCAGATAATTTTGTAAATGATGATATTACACGATTTATGAAAAAGATGTTGAACGAACCTAGTTTTAGCAAGCTATTTCAATATGGACGACCAGAGGGAAATGCTTGGCAAAATGAAGCTGTCATGAAGCTTTTTGAATTGGTGAATTTTCAAACCGATCAACCTATTTTGCTCGGAGCTGGCGGACAAAATGCCATTGTGGGAACACTCGCCGCCCTATTTCAGCCCGGAGACCGAATTGGTACAGATCCTATTACCTATGCTGGCATTAAAACAGCCGCTAATATGCTAGGTATACAACTGGTGGCCATACAACAATGCCAGGGCGAGATGACAAGAGAAGGTTTATTGTATGCCTGTAAAAATGAACATATCAAAGGCATCTATGTTATCCCTGATTTTCATAACCCAACGACACATACGATGTCCGTGGAAACGAGAAAAATGATTGCGGAAGTGGCCAGAGCGAAAGATTTAATCGTTATTGAGGATGCCATTTATAGCTTTCTTAAGGAACGAGCGCTTGCCCCTATTGCTTCCTATGCTCCAGACAAGGTCATTTATATTGCTAGCCTGTCAAAAACGCTATCACCAGGATTACGGCTTTCTTTCCTTGTGACACCTCCAACTTTTCGCAAAAGAATTATGGAAACTCTCTATAATATCAACATTTCCATCTCTCCTATGATGCTGGAACTTGCTGCTAGATTGATTCATGAAGGGGTGGCGCAAACGATTTTAGAAAAACATCGAGCCTATGCTAGGCAGCAAAATACGCTTGTTAATCAGTATTTAGGAGATTATCACATTTTAGGGGATGACGAATGTATTTTCAGATGGCTCCACTTACCTGAAAAATTTACAGGTGTTCAATTTGAATTGTTAGCCTCCAAAGCTGGTGTACAAGTTTATGCGGCGGAGCGTTTCGCTGTTGGGAATACAAAGCCTGTGAATGCAGTTCGATTAGCCATTGCAGCACCAGAAACGCAATTGGAGCAGGCATTAATCATCTTAAAGGATATACTCGAAAGTAATGGTGATTATGCATTTGTTGATTAA
- a CDS encoding aminotransferase-like domain-containing protein yields MQYSERILKTPSSFIRNILKVTDAEDVISFAGGLPNPISFPIDALRASVDHAIMENGSRLFQYSSTQGYAPLREYIAAKYQRVHGLDVQADDVFITTGSQQALELIGKVLINKGDGIIIEEPGYLGAIQAFTLSEPTFYGVTLENDGLNLEELERALQQPNVKFIYTVPNFQNPTGLTYSKEKREQICEIVSKYDVALIEDDPYGELRFQGEPLPYIGAGKLENSILLGSFSKTVTPGMRLGFIITKNKELLQHIETAKQASDLHTNIFSQYVIYDYLASNDYAEHVKKIIALYKNQSDAMLEAMQEFFPAHVEYTRPDGGMFIWATMKDGTPALDVFHKAMEQKVAFVPGDPFYTSKTNVNTMRLNYTNATPEVIREGIKRLASIL; encoded by the coding sequence ATGCAATATTCAGAAAGAATCTTAAAAACCCCATCCTCATTTATTCGAAATATTTTGAAAGTAACAGATGCAGAGGATGTCATTTCCTTTGCAGGTGGGCTTCCAAACCCAATCTCTTTCCCTATTGACGCGTTAAGAGCATCAGTGGACCATGCCATTATGGAAAACGGCAGCCGTTTATTTCAATATTCATCAACACAAGGATATGCACCACTGAGAGAATACATTGCTGCGAAATATCAGCGTGTTCATGGATTAGATGTACAGGCAGATGATGTCTTTATTACTACAGGTTCACAGCAAGCACTTGAACTCATTGGTAAAGTACTCATCAATAAAGGCGATGGCATTATTATCGAAGAGCCTGGTTACTTAGGGGCGATTCAAGCCTTTACATTAAGTGAGCCAACTTTCTATGGGGTGACACTTGAAAACGATGGTCTTAACCTAGAGGAATTAGAGCGCGCCCTTCAACAGCCTAATGTAAAATTCATTTATACGGTACCAAACTTCCAAAATCCAACAGGGCTCACTTACTCAAAAGAAAAACGTGAGCAAATTTGCGAAATAGTGTCCAAATACGATGTTGCTTTAATTGAGGATGACCCATATGGCGAGTTACGATTCCAAGGCGAGCCACTTCCATATATCGGTGCTGGTAAATTAGAAAATAGTATTTTACTAGGTTCTTTCTCTAAAACGGTCACACCAGGCATGCGTCTTGGTTTTATCATCACGAAAAATAAAGAGCTTTTACAGCATATCGAAACAGCAAAGCAAGCTTCTGATCTTCATACAAATATTTTCTCTCAATATGTTATCTATGATTATTTAGCTAGTAATGATTATGCGGAACATGTAAAGAAAATAATTGCGCTGTATAAAAATCAGTCAGATGCGATGCTTGAGGCAATGCAAGAGTTTTTCCCTGCCCATGTTGAATATACACGCCCTGACGGAGGGATGTTTATTTGGGCAACAATGAAGGATGGTACACCAGCCCTTGATGTTTTCCATAAAGCAATGGAACAAAAAGTTGCCTTCGTACCTGGTGATCCATTCTACACGTCAAAAACAAACGTGAATACAATGCGTCTTAACTATACAAATGCAACACCTGAAGTGATTCGTGAAGGAATTAAACGTTTAGCAAGTATATTATAA
- the bioB gene encoding biotin synthase BioB: MNYKQLAQEVIAGKIISNEEALAILNCEDDELLEVMDGAFAIRRHYYGKKVKLNMIMNAKSGYCPEDCGYCSQSSKSTAPIEKYPFISKEEILAGAKRAFDNKIGTYCIVASGRGPTRKDVNVVSEAVAEIKEKYGLKVCACLGLLKEEQAQQLKEAGVDRYNHNLNTSERHHAYITTSHTYEDRVNTVEIVKKHGLSPCSGAIIGMKETKEDVVNIARALHQLDADSIPVNFLNAIDGTKLEGTKELNPRYCLKVLALFRYINPTKEIRISGGREINLGSLQPLGLYAANSIFVGDYLTTAGQEANSDYRMLEDLGFEIELTQKQEAVFC, translated from the coding sequence ATGAATTATAAACAATTAGCGCAAGAAGTAATTGCTGGCAAAATCATTAGCAATGAGGAGGCACTGGCCATTTTAAATTGTGAAGATGATGAGCTATTGGAGGTGATGGATGGTGCTTTTGCGATTCGTCGTCATTATTATGGTAAAAAAGTAAAATTAAATATGATTATGAATGCAAAAAGCGGCTATTGTCCAGAGGATTGTGGTTATTGCTCGCAGTCGTCTAAATCTACTGCTCCTATTGAAAAATATCCTTTTATTTCAAAAGAAGAAATTCTAGCTGGTGCTAAACGAGCGTTTGACAACAAAATTGGGACGTATTGTATCGTAGCAAGCGGTCGAGGGCCAACTCGTAAAGATGTTAATGTAGTGAGCGAGGCGGTCGCTGAAATTAAAGAAAAATACGGTTTAAAGGTTTGTGCCTGTCTTGGCTTGCTGAAAGAAGAACAGGCACAGCAATTAAAGGAAGCTGGTGTGGATCGCTACAACCATAATTTGAATACATCCGAACGTCATCATGCTTATATTACTACTTCACATACCTATGAGGATCGTGTCAATACGGTGGAGATTGTGAAAAAGCATGGGCTCTCACCTTGTTCTGGTGCCATTATCGGTATGAAGGAGACGAAAGAGGATGTAGTCAATATAGCACGTGCCCTCCATCAATTGGACGCTGATTCCATCCCAGTGAACTTTTTAAATGCCATTGATGGTACAAAGTTAGAGGGAACAAAGGAATTAAATCCCCGGTACTGTTTAAAAGTTTTGGCGTTATTCCGTTACATCAATCCTACAAAGGAAATACGTATTTCGGGAGGTCGTGAAATTAATTTAGGGTCACTTCAACCGCTTGGCCTCTATGCAGCAAACAGTATTTTTGTAGGCGATTATTTAACAACAGCTGGTCAAGAGGCGAATAGTGATTATCGTATGTTGGAAGACTTAGGCTTCGAGATTGAATTAACACAAAAGCAAGAAGCAGTTTTTTGTTAA